The Pseudomonadota bacterium genome includes the window CCTCTTTTAGTGTTGTAATACAAAAACGGCTATTGTGCCGATTCCCGATAAAAGCAAAGCCAACTGGATGAGACTGCTCTTAAACTCTATGGTTCGGTGCAGGCCTGGGATTAGATCAGCAAGGGCGATATAAATAAAACTTGCGGCGGATATAGCAAGCACAAAGGGTACCAGTGTCTGGGTTGTCTTCAGATAAAAGTATGCGATTATGGCGCCGAAAACTGCTGTGATTGAAGATAAGAGGTTATACAGGTACGCTTTTCTTTTTGTATAACCACTTTCAAGGAGGATCGCAAAATCTCCCATTTCCTGAGGAATCTCATGGGCAATTACCGCTATCGATGTTATGATGCCAAGATGAATATCCGACAAAAAAGCTGCTGTAATAACAGTTCCGTCAACAAAGTTGTGAAAGGCATCGCCAATAAGGATAAGGGTACCTGCCCTTGTATGGGTTTCACAGTTTTCCGCATGACAGTGCCGCCATATAACAAGCTTTTCGAGAAGGAAAAAGAGGAGAAGACCGGCAAGGATTGTGGCTGAAACGACAAAAGGGGAAGACAGGTGCAGTGCTTTCGGTATCATGCCGAGAAAGGCGGAGCCCAGTAATGTCCCTGTCGCATAACTCACCAAAAAGGAGATCAGTATCCGACGGTACTTTTCATTGAACAGCAAGACGAATGATGCTCCGGTAACTGCACCAATACTGCCGATGATGGTAAACACGAAAATCCATAGGATAAGCGACGTCTTACATACCTCCCCTCACACCGTATCGAACAGGGATCACAGAGAATCCGCCTTCTGCCGTTCAATCTCCGATTCCTCTGCAGGATGGGGTTCTACAATCGGCTCCATCTCACCGTTGTGATATTGTTCTATGATCTTGCGCACTGTTGCTCCCGCCTCTGCCCTGTAAATATCGATAAAATTGTCTTTCAGCATATAAAAAGCTATTTCTCCGATCTTAGGGGTAAACACAATATCCAGGTTATGCTTAATCACAGCCTTAATAACCTTGACCCCTATGTGTATGCGATCCTTTTCCCCGAGGAACTCGTTGTAATAGAAATCTTCTATCTCCGCACCCCCTTTGTCGTCCAGTTTCAGAATAATAAAGTAAGGTGCCCTGCCGAAGTGGCCATGAATTGTTGAATCCAGTCCGTTAATCTCTTTGACCGGGATAATGACGGATAGCGTATCCTGTTTCGCCGGTTCAACATGAACAAAAACTGATTCGATCTGATTATAGTCACTTGCTATAAGGTCCTCGATCTTATCGGCGAGTTCATGTGCTTTATATACAGAGACCGAGGGACCCGTGGCGATGTCACACTCTACCATTTTAAACGGTCCGGATTGGCGTATCTTCACGTCCCTAACTCCCTTAACGCCGTTAACAGAGGATATCTTCTCCTCTATCTCTGACTGCAGCTCTGGATCAAGGTTCGCATCCATTAGGATCAGAAGCGGTGTCCAAATGTTTTTTGCTCCCAGCCTGATGATAAGCAGCGCAATAAGCATCACAATAGAACCCTCAATATAGGGAATCTTTGCATGGGCTAAAAGAATACCTGTGAGCACAACCAATGAGGTACCAATGTCGAGAAAGGCCTCGGACGCATTAGCCTGAAGGGCTCCGGAATTGATGAAAACACCTGTTTCTTTTTCCATCCTTGCTACAAAATACGATACGAAGACTGATATACCACTTACCAAAACAGGTAACGTCGGAAATGCATGGTGAGGAGCCGGAAGAAAAAGCTTCCCGTATCCCGCAACAAAGTTTTCAAAACCGGCCCATACGACAAGAACGCCAACAAGAAGGGTAACAAATGTCTCAGCCTTATATAGTCCATAGGGAAATCTCGTGCTCTCCTTTCGGGAGGCAAGCCAAAGACCAAACCACGAAGCAAAGATAGCGAGTACGTCAACGCCGCTGTGAAAGGCGTCTGCAATGAGAATTCTGGAGTCAAAGAGATAACCGGTGAAAAACTTAGCAACTGCAAGAAGGAATATGGCGATAGTTGCGGTTAGGGCTACCCTTTGACCCCGTTTTAGAGACTCCATGTGACTATTCGTGTTTTCCACGGCTCACCATGTAGACTGCTATTCGATCTTCAAAAATTGACGGGCCATAAAAGAACCGCACTGCGGACATTTTCTCTGAAAACAGGGGATACCGGGCTCACGGGGAACAACGATGCCGCACTGCGGACATATGCAGTTGGTAGGGGAACCGCCGCGCCTACAGCCGCCCGTTTCTCTGCCTCGTCCAACCCTGCCACATTTTTCCCCTCCTCCTGAGCCTTTTTTTCCTGCAAAACCGAATGGCACTCATTGCCTCCGCTTAATTATTTATGTTAAACCTCTATGGTCCG containing:
- a CDS encoding cation diffusion facilitator family transporter; amino-acid sequence: MENTNSHMESLKRGQRVALTATIAIFLLAVAKFFTGYLFDSRILIADAFHSGVDVLAIFASWFGLWLASRKESTRFPYGLYKAETFVTLLVGVLVVWAGFENFVAGYGKLFLPAPHHAFPTLPVLVSGISVFVSYFVARMEKETGVFINSGALQANASEAFLDIGTSLVVLTGILLAHAKIPYIEGSIVMLIALLIIRLGAKNIWTPLLILMDANLDPELQSEIEEKISSVNGVKGVRDVKIRQSGPFKMVECDIATGPSVSVYKAHELADKIEDLIASDYNQIESVFVHVEPAKQDTLSVIIPVKEINGLDSTIHGHFGRAPYFIILKLDDKGGAEIEDFYYNEFLGEKDRIHIGVKVIKAVIKHNLDIVFTPKIGEIAFYMLKDNFIDIYRAEAGATVRKIIEQYHNGEMEPIVEPHPAEESEIERQKADSL
- a CDS encoding ZIP family metal transporter, translating into MFTIIGSIGAVTGASFVLLFNEKYRRILISFLVSYATGTLLGSAFLGMIPKALHLSSPFVVSATILAGLLLFFLLEKLVIWRHCHAENCETHTRAGTLILIGDAFHNFVDGTVITAAFLSDIHLGIITSIAVIAHEIPQEMGDFAILLESGYTKRKAYLYNLLSSITAVFGAIIAYFYLKTTQTLVPFVLAISAASFIYIALADLIPGLHRTIEFKSSLIQLALLLSGIGTIAVFVLQH